The following is a genomic window from Bacillus sp. FJAT-52991.
AAAAACTTTAACCTTTTGGTTTTTTTTAAAAATATTATCTGCAATTTTCTCATACCAAGGTTGATTATATGCTATGACGATATTCATTTAGATTAACACCTTCATTGGTTAAATTTTTTTTCAATTCCTCTTTCTTATTCATCCACTCTTCTTTTAATATTCCATATCGAATAATATCTATATAATCACCATTTTTTAAAATTTCTTTTCTAAGATTTCCTTCTTTTATAAATCCCATTTTTTCATGAAAGTTGATGCTCTTAGTGTTTCGTTCCAACACTTCACCTATGACTTTGTGAAATTTCAACTCATTAAATATATACTCTAAACCTAAATACCCCATTGCGCTTCCAGAGCCTTTAGGTACAGAGTCCTCACCAATATAAAACCCCCAATGACATTTATTATTTTTATCATCTATATTATTAAAATATACTAACCCTATTGGTTTATTATCAAATAATAGAACAAAGTAGATATCTGTATCACTGTTGATAATTTTTTCAAACCACCTATTATGATCTTGTAGCTTGATCTTTTCACTGTTATACATCGCTTCTCTTATATGTCTTTTATTTCTCCACTTCCATATAAGTATTTTTTGAGATATAGCTAGTTTTGTCAGCTTATACATTATTGATTACATCCTTGCTCTATAATTTCAGCTATTAATTTGGCTACATACTTTTTGTTATTGGAAAGTAATGACTTAGCAGAATTAGATAATTTGTTTCGTATTTGTTCATTTGAAATAAAATAAAGCATTGCTCTGGCTAAATCACTTTCTGATACTTCTTCTTTTTTTCCAAGATAATATATATGTCCTTCATCATGTAAATCTCTTACGATTGCTTCTTGGTTGTTTGCTATAGTAACAACAATGGTGGGTAATCCAACATAGCACCTTTCATATATAGCTGTTCCTCCAGCTCCTACCGCAAGATCAGCTCTGCTCATAAGCTCAGCGATATTAGATACTTGGCAATGATACTCAATGTTATCCTGTGCATAGCATAGTTCTTCAATCTCTTTTTTATTAGCATTTGTTGTGCCTACTATTACATCGACTCTCACTTCTGATTTGACTAAACTTAAAAAAGCATTTATTGCTTTAATCGTCTCATTAGTCGGGTCGGTACCACCAAAAAATAAAATAATTCTTTCTACTTTTAAACGGCTTGAACTTGGGCTTAACTTATAAAATTCTTCTCTTAACAATACATAATTAGGTCCAAGGAATTTTTTACAGTTAAAGGGTACTTTATTATCATACCGTGATTCTTGATTTTTATAAAAATTTTGATCTAATAGTATGTCGCAAAGGTGATTACGGTCTGCTAAATCATCAATTACCATAATCTTTTTCACATGCTTTTTTATTTGTTTTTCCCAATTAATATCTAACGCATAGTGATCTACAATTAATAAATTAAACTCTTTGTTAGATTGACTAATTATTTCACACGTTTCTTTAGCGTCTTGCTCCATTGATACTTCTAACCACAAAGCATGTTTTAAATAACTCGCATTGCCTTGTTGAATAGTATTATTTTTCTTCAAAATATGTACGCGATATCCTTTTTGTGAAATAAAAGATATTAAGTTACCCTGCAATTCTCGACAAATGAATTCCACACAGATACCTTTTTTTTGTAAAATATCAGCCAAAGTAAGACATCTCATTACATGCCCACTACCTATTTGTGTTGAGGAATCCACCCTTACTAAAATGTTCATTTTACTCACCCTATTTTTTTTGCTCTATATGCTCGTTAATTTTAGACCATTCTTTATGTTCTTCTAGTAAATCCAAAGCATCTCTTAATGTAAAAGAAGACTTTAGTGGGTAGAGATTAGAAATAATTTTAGTAATCAGTTCGAAATCTTCTTCTGTATCTACAGTCCAACGATGTCGACTACTATTATTTGATGATTTGACATTTTTCAGTTGATATTTCTCTGGATTTGTATAAAAATAAGCTGTCACATGTTCTCTATCTCTATATAAATTAGCTTGTTGATATGCTTGCTCTAATGCTTGATAAGAAAACACTTCTGTATCCATCCCCCTAGGAAATGTCCGCTTAAGCGTATTTGATACATAGTCAACGGCCCCTTGATGATTCAAATATACTCGCACTACCTGATCAATCACTTCCGGATCAATAATTGGACAATCAGAAGTTAAACGAACAACGACATCTGCTTTATATACTGTAGCTGCCTCATAATAACGCGATAGTACATCATCTTCTGACCCACGATAAGTGTGAATGCCGAGTTCTTCACATAAATTCACAATAACATCATCACTAGATTTACTTGTGGTAGCTACAACAATTTCATCGATTAACTTTGATCGCTTGACACGTTCTAGTTGGTATTCTAGTAATGTTTTCCCCATTACTTTCTTTAGTATTTTTCCCGGTAGACGGGTTGATCCCATTCTAGCCTGAATAACTGCTACTATTTTCATTAAAATCACCTAACTTTCAATGTGTAAAATTTGACGAAATAGTCTTAGTAATTTTTTATAATCAATAAAAAATCCGGCTCCTCTTTTAACAAATTTAATCTAAAAAAAGAAATGCAGGAACCTCTACATTTCTTCAACTAATTCTCTCAGTTCTTCAACAGTCAGCCATTCAGTATTACTATCGCTTGTATACTTAAATCCATCTGGTAGTGACTGCCCTGCAGCTGTATATTCTTCTGACCACCAAGGGAACTCTGGTTGAATAACATAATAAGTATCAAATTCTTTCGTATGACGAGCATCATCTTCCATAATCATAGCTTCATGTAATTTTTCTCCTGGACGGATACCAATAATATCGATTTCGCATTCAGGAGCAATAGCTCTAGCTAAATCTGTGACTGTCATGCTCGGAATTTTTGGTACAAAAATTTCGCCACCGTGCATACGTTGTAAGTTATCAAGTACAAATTGAACCCCTTGATCAAGAGTAATCCAGAAACGAGTCATGCGTTCATCTGTAATTGGAAGTCGTCCTGTTTCTTTAATCTTCTTAAAGAAAGGAACAACACTACCACGACTACCGACTACATTTCCGTAACGAACAACAGAGAATTTTGTCTCTCTTTCACCAACATAGGAGTTAGCTGCTACGAACAGTTTATCTGAAGCAAGCTTTGTCGCACCGTAAAGATTTACTGGGCTTGCTGCTTTATCCGTGCTAAGCGCAATCACTTTCTTCACATTTCGATCAATAGCTGCCTCAATGATATTTTGAGCTCCATGAATATTCGTTTTAATGGCTTCAAATGGATTATATTCACAAGCTCCTACATGCTTAAGCGCTGCCGCATGAATGACAATATCAACACCGTCAAATGCTCGATATAATCTCTCTTTATCACGAACATCACCAATGAAAAAGCGCATACGCGGGTCAGTAAATTCTTGCGCCATTTCATACTGCTTTAATTCATCACGACTAAATACGATCACTTTTTTTACATTTTGTTGAAGGGCTCTTTTAATGAACTTTTGACCGAATGAACCAGTCCCTCCAGTTACTAATACCGTCTTATTTTCCAAATTCATTGTTCTCATCCTTATTTATGTAATATAAAACTTGTTTTAAACATTCTTGATGTACTCAGCAAAAGGACGATGTTTCCATCCCTTTATGTAAGCTCCTCCCTCAGTACAATTAAAGAACTCCACATCTGTATTGCTTTCAACATATCTTTCAAACCATTTTAAATATACTTGTAAATTTCGCGAAGTGTAAACATACTTCTTTTGGTAATAATCCATTACTTTTAATAAAAATGGTGAATTTTTTATGTTTCTTTGAGCGTGAGTATTCTCAGCATGACTTTTTTGATCCGTAAACGCTAAATCTTGACCGATTAAAGCAATACTTTTTACTCCTAAAGTCACTAATACATCTAAAAGACAAGTAGCCACCGATCCTCCTGTAGCAATCAACGGCTCATTTCTCTTGCCAGCTTCGACTTCAGCTAATGGAAAGCCTTTTTGCCACACGACAAAGCGAGGACCTCGATAATTGATGACCGCCTTTGAACTGGCTGTACTTAAGTAGAAGAGCGGAATTTCAGCTTGTTCAATAGCTAGTTGTTCAGCAATCGCTTCTTTAGGGTCAGCAATCATCACAAAATCCGGTTTAATACCAAATGTAAGCAAAGGAATAAAAGCTGTACCGACACAACCAATGATAAATTCCCCGCTCATTTCTGCTTGCTTTAATAGAGGTAACTGCTTCGTTAAAGAAGGTCCTGCTGACACAAGAACAGCCTTTGTTGAATCTTTAAAATTGAACGCTTTTAACCCTTGATCCTCTAATTGAACATTCTTATAAAAATTCTCAATCAAATCTTGTCCTTGGTCTTTCACCGTTCGTTCTTGAATGAGGTAATTTTCAAGTATATGAACCATTTCTTTAAAGCGATCATCTACCATGTTTAAAGCAGGTTT
Proteins encoded in this region:
- the pseH gene encoding UDP-4-amino-4,6-dideoxy-N-acetyl-beta-L-altrosamine N-acetyltransferase; translation: MYKLTKLAISQKILIWKWRNKRHIREAMYNSEKIKLQDHNRWFEKIINSDTDIYFVLLFDNKPIGLVYFNNIDDKNNKCHWGFYIGEDSVPKGSGSAMGYLGLEYIFNELKFHKVIGEVLERNTKSINFHEKMGFIKEGNLRKEILKNGDYIDIIRYGILKEEWMNKKEELKKNLTNEGVNLNEYRHSI
- the pseG gene encoding UDP-2,4-diacetamido-2,4,6-trideoxy-beta-L-altropyranose hydrolase — protein: MNILVRVDSSTQIGSGHVMRCLTLADILQKKGICVEFICRELQGNLISFISQKGYRVHILKKNNTIQQGNASYLKHALWLEVSMEQDAKETCEIISQSNKEFNLLIVDHYALDINWEKQIKKHVKKIMVIDDLADRNHLCDILLDQNFYKNQESRYDNKVPFNCKKFLGPNYVLLREEFYKLSPSSSRLKVERIILFFGGTDPTNETIKAINAFLSLVKSEVRVDVIVGTTNANKKEIEELCYAQDNIEYHCQVSNIAELMSRADLAVGAGGTAIYERCYVGLPTIVVTIANNQEAIVRDLHDEGHIYYLGKKEEVSESDLARAMLYFISNEQIRNKLSNSAKSLLSNNKKYVAKLIAEIIEQGCNQ
- a CDS encoding glycosyltransferase family protein, giving the protein MKIVAVIQARMGSTRLPGKILKKVMGKTLLEYQLERVKRSKLIDEIVVATTSKSSDDVIVNLCEELGIHTYRGSEDDVLSRYYEAATVYKADVVVRLTSDCPIIDPEVIDQVVRVYLNHQGAVDYVSNTLKRTFPRGMDTEVFSYQALEQAYQQANLYRDREHVTAYFYTNPEKYQLKNVKSSNNSSRHRWTVDTEEDFELITKIISNLYPLKSSFTLRDALDLLEEHKEWSKINEHIEQKK
- the pseB gene encoding UDP-N-acetylglucosamine 4,6-dehydratase (inverting), translating into MNLENKTVLVTGGTGSFGQKFIKRALQQNVKKVIVFSRDELKQYEMAQEFTDPRMRFFIGDVRDKERLYRAFDGVDIVIHAAALKHVGACEYNPFEAIKTNIHGAQNIIEAAIDRNVKKVIALSTDKAASPVNLYGATKLASDKLFVAANSYVGERETKFSVVRYGNVVGSRGSVVPFFKKIKETGRLPITDERMTRFWITLDQGVQFVLDNLQRMHGGEIFVPKIPSMTVTDLARAIAPECEIDIIGIRPGEKLHEAMIMEDDARHTKEFDTYYVIQPEFPWWSEEYTAAGQSLPDGFKYTSDSNTEWLTVEELRELVEEM
- a CDS encoding motility associated factor glycosyltransferase family protein yields the protein MKFELIETRTAPTVKVCKAENHFYLHSKYDPLKEATKWVNGIEQEKLQAKEIMVLGCGAGHHIQVLRKICPNKKIVVYELNSYFYDWIIQTKAIDALLQDENITFRVIRSNTDLSDLANELKEEMIIFKPALNMVDDRFKEMVHILENYLIQERTVKDQGQDLIENFYKNVQLEDQGLKAFNFKDSTKAVLVSAGPSLTKQLPLLKQAEMSGEFIIGCVGTAFIPLLTFGIKPDFVMIADPKEAIAEQLAIEQAEIPLFYLSTASSKAVINYRGPRFVVWQKGFPLAEVEAGKRNEPLIATGGSVATCLLDVLVTLGVKSIALIGQDLAFTDQKSHAENTHAQRNIKNSPFLLKVMDYYQKKYVYTSRNLQVYLKWFERYVESNTDVEFFNCTEGGAYIKGWKHRPFAEYIKNV